A single genomic interval of Zingiber officinale cultivar Zhangliang chromosome 4A, Zo_v1.1, whole genome shotgun sequence harbors:
- the LOC121969711 gene encoding UPF0548 protein At2g17695-like isoform X3, whose amino-acid sequence MRDGGMVGGLFLSWRRPTKEQEQACIASSGGFNYDPKFHGSTTSPHSRGQKSIEAVVGEAEGTLTENGFSINHARVLLGSGPRTFDLAKSALLSWKHFGLGWAFVNPKTPVEKGERFCVCVKEVIPWMMMPLQIAYVREDTGGLSLNKASFSFGSGTLRGHLLAIHPSLAGPTAPT is encoded by the exons ATGAGGGACGGAGGCATGGTGGGTGGCCTGTTTCTGAGTTGGAGGAGGCCAACGAAGGAACAGGAGCAGGCCTGCATCGCCAGCTCTGGCGGCTTCAACTACGATCCCAAATTCCACGGCTCTACTACCTCTCCTCATTCTCGCGGTCAAAAATCCATCGAAGCCGTAGTGGGAGAAGCGGAAGGAACACTCACCGAGAACGGTTTCTCCATCAACCACGCTAGGGTCCTCCTTGGCTCTGGTCCCCGTACCTTCGACCTCGCAAAATCAGCCCTCCTCTCTTGGAA GCACTTCGGATTGGGATGGGCGTTTGTGAATCCGAAGACTCCTGTCGAGAAAGGGGAGAGGTTCTGCGTCTGCGTGAAGGAGGTGATACCATGGATGATGATGCCACTCCAGATTGCATATGTGCGGGAAGATACTGGCGGCCTCAGTCTGAATAAGGCTTCCTTCAGCTTTGGCAGCGGCACTCTTCGGGGCCACCTCTTG
- the LOC121972303 gene encoding cyclin-B2-2-like: MGITMMKSASFFTPTCFLPLQMKKKQPPDIGTGRSQHERDGVDIDMIACINGELAEELHHIALTDVPTDVTTDGEISDNDSCDADDQLPVLEYAEELFEFYLKIEVKSCVDINYMSYQHHIDEDMRASVINSLIKVHYSFEDLGDETLYLAVNILDRFLEKRAIRRDRFQLLGIAALLVAWKYEEDIVGPDVNDLLDLSGQAYTRDDIFKMEKLILETLEYELTVPTPCVYVKRFLEAAESDKMPRMEVLSYFILELSLLEYEMLKFKPSMLAAAAIYTAQCTLRGIKYWTKSCEMHTKYSEYQLL, from the exons ATGGGGATTACCATGATGAAATCAGCGAGTTTCTTTACTCCTACCTGTTTTCTCCCCCTTCAAATGAAAAAGAAACAACCACCAG ATATTGGAACTGGAAGATCACAGCATGAGAGGGATGGAGTGGATATCGATATGATCGCTTGCATTAATGGAGAGTTGGCAGAAGAACTG CATCACATCGCCCTTACGGATGTCCCTACGGATGTCACTACGGATGGGGAAATTTCAGACAACGATAGCTGTGATGCCGACGATCAACTTCCAGTCCTTGAATACGCAGAAGAGTTATTCGAATTCTACCTGAAGATTGAG GTCAAAAGCTGTGTAGACATTAATTACATGTCTTACCAACATCACATCGATGAAGACATGAGAGCTTCGGTCATTAACTCCCTGATAaag GTCCATTACAGCTTTGAGGACTTGGGAGATGAGACACTTTATTTGGCAGTTAACATTCTTGATAGATTTTTGGAAAAAAGGGCAATTCGACGAGACAGGTTTCAGCTTTTGGGAATTGCAGCCCTTCTCGTTGCTTGGAAATATGAGGAAGATATCGTAGGTCCTGATGTGAACGACTTACTTGACTTATCTGGCCAAGCTTATACCCGTGATGACATCTTTAAAATG GAAAAATTGATATTGGAAACGTTGGAATATGAACTTACCGTGCCAACTCCTTGTGTTTACGTGAAAAGATTTCTCGAGGCAGCTGAGTCTGATAAAATGCCAAGG ATGGAGGTGCTTTCCTATTTCATCCTAGAGCTTTCTCTACTTGAGTACGAAATGCTCAAGTTCAAACCTTCCATGCTTGCTGCCGCTGCAATATACACTGCACAATGTACTCTTCGAGGGATCAAGTATTGGACTAAATCCTGTGAGATGCACACTAAATATTCAGAATACCAACTCTTGTGA